One genomic window of Daphnia pulex isolate KAP4 chromosome 10, ASM2113471v1 includes the following:
- the LOC124203577 gene encoding nucleolar protein dao-5-like isoform X3, producing the protein MELGHLILKGEDLLDCKKNCRLLGAIVSKLESRHNGTQNIQAAVRKIRLLKPKTASEKNLHKQTSSASSGEEEPVKPELVVPHKGRELPRTPPSRPGSDAGASEFVKPKLPPSPLAAHQIPFSKPAKIVSTTKGFRPILPTKEIPRTPLKSPSVPTPVDTCFPGHNLTVDFSSARLTSSNTSTPYDHHKSRNQSSSGEGDATFVIPSKRGAMVNCGKVDEMNSESDEDVFENSNEMEGTYVKETKPGKPASVIDESTWVLGETNKSETEKVAPTEMLPGLHNTFALPKKNAGKSQKVNKGKTSPEVEDDVKTAPVEKETPETVETNGDVIDTVAAKGKKGRGKKPGKKEVVEENHLNGVETESPVAEVESEESSPVVETNVKKGRGKKAAAVKKGAVEEISISTGPEVPETEVKKGRNKKPSKKETIEENQEEQVVEKHLPAEVEAAAPVAETKEKRGRGKKAQPPVAKSEEMSSSPEVNPEPVEETAQEKAVKVVAEPKSKPGPKSKTGPKSKMETKPTEAESETTQVVEPEVVEKKGRGKRGNQVPDTAPPTATEVDTDQPEVQAPLVVAAATEVSPAPEVKKGRGKVKATVEEVPEPKESENLVTNEPDTKEKRGRGRQASSKDGTEKAAKASEEPLPNDETESPLPASPVAETKEKQGRGRQAKAQAEAPVEETTEAAEVVTAKRGRGKKAAAPAASKADAEEEAVEEVKETKPKGKKGAAAAKKHVEEEEKPAVPEEPVASKVDAEEEAVEEVKEAKAKGKKGAAAAKKHVEEEEKPAVPEEPAAPVKTVVESPETSKAVPAKRGRGKKATPLAKVADESDEEAEAVEEVKETKPKGKKGAAAAKKQVEEEEKPAVPEEPAAPVKTVVETPETLKAVPAKRGRGKKATPLAKVADESDEEAEAVEEVKETKAKGKKGPAAKKQAEEKVAAVPEATTEKTQKTTKRGKAAVATPDESEASPPKKPKGAPLETEGVRKSSRTQVVKTYADESSESLDQPASKKRGGRKKAAANAINAVAEEAEDNKKKPTKKKAASESPEPKPEPPKVEKVAANKRGTKREQPEEAEAALPPAAEEKKRGAKKDDKAPELPLRVVNGLEEDSETNSSKRSKTSEDAEAAAEEPEKKAGRGRKKKEEPQPVETENKSPDDGKKKGKRGGKEEIAEVEKKKPVGRKKAAAAAAVAVVQEEEPEAVASPVQTKQRGKRGAAQAADFVTVISGQNSTDPSPKGSPVVKVRRLKLVEEKQAQAESDEEEVTVPVAATKRTYTRRNK; encoded by the exons ATGGAACTTGGCCACTTGATTCTTAAAGGTGAAGATTTGCTCGATTGCAAGAAAAACTGCCGACTCCTTGGTgcaattgtttcaaaattggAAAGTAGACATAACGGGACACAAAATATCCAAGCTGCTGTTCGAAAA ATCAGATTATTGAAACCTAAAACTGCTTCTGAGAAAAATCTGCACAAACAAACTTCATCTGCTTCCAGTGGAGAAGAAGAGCCCGTAAAGCCAGAGCTAGTTGTTCCTCACAAAGGAAGAGAGTTGCCGAGAACACCTCCTAGTAGACCTGGATCTGATGCTGGTGCCTCTGAATTCGTTAAACCAAAGCTTCCTCCGTCTCCATTGGCTGCTCATCAGATTCCATTTTCTAAACCAGCCAAAATAG TATCTACAACGAAGGGTTTTCGTCCAATTCTTCCCACCAAAGAGATACCGCGAACACCGTTGAAAAGCCCTAGTGTTCCAACACCAGTTGACACTTGTTTTCCAGGCCATAATTTGACAGTCGATTTTTCATCGGCGCGTCTCACATCTTCCAACACTTCCACGCCTTACGATCATCACAAATCCCGAAATCAGTCTTCATCTGGCGAAGGCGACGCCACTTTTGTAATTCCCTCAAAACGAGGTGCAATGGTAAACTGCGGGAAAGTTGACGAAATGAATTCTGAAAGTGACGAAGACGTGTTTGAGAACAGTAATGAAATGGAGGGCACTTACGTGAAAGAGACGAAACCGGGAAAACCTGCAAGCGTGATTGATGAGAGCACATGGGTATTaggggaaacaaacaaatcagaaactgaaaaagtgGCCCCAACAGAAATGTTGCCTGGACTTCACAATACTTTCGCCCTTCCCAAGAAGAATGCTGGAAAATCTCAAAAAGTTAACAAAGGAAAAACCTCTCCAGAAGTTGAGGATGATGTAAAAACTGCTCCTGTGGAGAAAGAGACGCCAGAAACGGTTGAAACTAATGGTGATGTCATTGACACTGTCGctgcaaaggggaaaaagggaagaggAAAGAAGCCTGGCAAAAAGGAAGTTGTCGAAGAAAATCATCTGAACGGAGTCGAAACTGAATCCCCAGTTGCAGAAGTTGAATCTGAAGAATCATCCCCGGTTGTCGAAACCAACGTGAAAAAAGGACGAGGAAagaaagctgctgctgtgaagAAAGGCGCTGTTGAGGAAATATCTATTAGTACTGGACCTGAAGTTCCAGAAACCGAGGTGAAGAAGGGACGAAACAAGAAACCAAGCAAGAAGGAAACTAtcgaagaaaatcaagaagaaCAAGTCGTCGAAAAACATCTTCCAGCTGAAGTAGAAGCTGCAGCTCCAGTTGCTGAAACCAAGGAGAAAAGAGGACGTGGAAAGAAAGCTCAACCACCAGTAGCAAAATCTGAAGAAATGAGTTCATCACCCGAAGTTAATCCTGAACCAGTTGAGGAAACTGCACAAGAAAAGGCTGTCAAGGTGGTTGCAGAGCCTAAATCAAAGCCTGGACCAAAATCTAAAACAGGGCCTAAATCCAAAATGGAAACTAAACCAACTGAAGCGGAATCTGAAACTACTCAGGTTGTTGAACCAGAAGTTGTGGAGAAGAAAGGGCGAGGGAAAAGGGGTAACCAAGTGCCCGATACAGCGCCTCCAACCGCCACAGAAGTGGATACTGATCAACCCGAAGTCCAAGCTCCGCTAGTCGTTGCTGCAGCAACTGAAGTTTCTCCAGCTCCTGAAGTCAAGAAAGGACGTGGAAAAGTAAAGGCCACAGTCGAAGAAGTCCCAGAACCAAAGGAATCAGAAAATCTAGTCACAAACGAACCAGACACTAAAGAGAAACGGGGCCGAGGCAGACAAGCTTCATCGAAAGACGGAACCGAAAAAGCTGCCAAGGCCAGTGAGGAGCCGCTACCTAATGACGAGACTGAATCTCCTCTTCCCGCATCTCCTGTAGCTGAAACTAAAGAAAAGCAAGGCAGAGGACGACAGGCCAAGGCGCAAGCTGAAGCTCCTGTCGAAGAAACGACCGAAGCTGCAGAAGTTGTTACAGCCAAAAGAGGGCGTGGTAAGAAGGCAGCCGCTCCAGCTGCGTCCAAGGCTGACGCCGAGGAGGAAGCAGTTGAAGAGGTTAAGGAGACTAAACCtaaaggaaagaaaggagCCGCTGCTGCCAAGAAacatgttgaagaagaagagaaacctgCAGTCCCAGAAGAACCAGTTGCGTCCAAGGTTGACGCCGAGGAGGAAGCAGTTGAAGAGGTGAAAGAGGCTAAAGCGAAGGGAAAgaaaggagctgctgctgccaagaaacatgttgaagaagaagagaaacctgCAGTTCCAGAAGAACCAGCTGCTCCTGTTAAAACTGTGGTGGAATCGCCGGAAACTTCGAAAGCTGTTCCAGCCAAGAGAGGTCGCGGAAAGAAGGCAACCCCACTGGCCAAGGTGGCTGATGAATCGGATGAAGAAGCCGAGGCAGTTGAAGAGGTTAAGGAGACTAAACccaaaggaaagaaaggagCCGCTGCTGCCAAGAAAcaggttgaagaagaagagaaacctgCAGTTCCAGAAGAACCAGCTGCTCCTGTTAAAACTGTGGTGGAAACGCCGGAAACTCTGAAAGCTGTTCCAGCCAAGAGAGGTCGCGGAAAGAAGGCAACCCCACTGGCCAAGGTGGCTGATGAATCGGATGAAGAAGCCGAGGCAGTTGAAGAGGTTAAAGAGACTAAAgccaaaggaaagaaaggaCCTGCGGCGAAGAAACAGGCTGAGGAAAAAGTTGCTGCCGTTCCGGAAGCAACAACGGAAAAAACCCAGAAAACTACCAAAAGAGGAAAAGCTGCTGTTGCTACTCCGGATGAATCAGAGGCGAGTCCACCCAAGAAACCAAAAGGAGCACCGCTCGAAACGGAAGGTGTTAGGAAGTCTTCAAGAACCCAAGTGGTCAAGACTTATGCAGATGAATCTTCAGAGTCACTTGATCAGCCCGCTTCCAAGAAACGTGGCGGAAGGAAGAAGGCAGCAGCCAACGCCATTAATGCAGTCGCTGAAGAGGCCGAGGATAACAAGAAGaagccaaccaaaaaaaaggcagCCTCCGAGTCTCCTGAACCTAAACCGGAGCCACCCAAAGTCGAGAAAGTTGCCGCTAATAAACGAGGTACCAAACGTGAACAACCGGAAGAGGCTGAAGCTGCTCTTCCGCCGGCAGCTGAAGAGAAGAAACGAGGAGCCAAGAAAGATGACAAAGCCCCGGAACTTCCTCTGCGAGTCGTCAATGGACTGGAAGAAGATAGTGAAACAAATTCGTCGAAGCGGAGTAAAACTTCCGAGGATGCCGAAGCTGCTGCGGAAGAGCCGGAGAAAAAGGCTGGCCGAGGAcgtaaaaagaaggaagaaccGCAACCTGTCGAGACTGAAAACAAGTCCCCAGACGACGGGAAGAAGAAAGGCAAGCGCGGcggaaaagaggaaattgctgaggttgaaaagaagaaacccgTCGGTCGAAAGAAGgcggcagctgctgctgctgttgctgttgtccaGGAGGAAGAACCAGAGGCTGTGGCATCACCGGTCCAGACGAAACAACGTGGCAAACGTGGTGCAGCCCAG GCTGCTGATTTTGTCACCGTAATCTCTGGCCAGAATTCGACGGATCCTTCGCCTAAGGGTTCTCCCGTAGTGAAAGTGCGTCGTTTGAAATTGGTGGAAGAGAAGCAAGCTCAAGCTGAatccgacgaagaagaagttaCTGTACCTGTTGCTGCTACCAAGCGCACTTATACCCGCCGCAACAAATGA
- the LOC124203577 gene encoding nucleolar protein dao-5-like isoform X4, with protein sequence MVNCGKVDEMNSESDEDVFENSNEMEGTYVKETKPGKPASVIDESTWVLGETNKSETEKVAPTEMLPGLHNTFALPKKNAGKSQKVNKGKTSPEVEDDVKTAPVEKETPETVETNGDVIDTVAAKGKKGRGKKPGKKEVVEENHLNGVETESPVAEVESEESSPVVETNVKKGRGKKAAAVKKGAVEEISISTGPEVPETEVKKGRNKKPSKKETIEENQEEQVVEKHLPAEVEAAAPVAETKEKRGRGKKAQPPVAKSEEMSSSPEVNPEPVEETAQEKAVKVVAEPKSKPGPKSKTGPKSKMETKPTEAESETTQVVEPEVVEKKGRGKRGNQVPDTAPPTATEVDTDQPEVQAPLVVAAATEVSPAPEVKKGRGKVKATVEEVPEPKESENLVTNEPDTKEKRGRGRQASSKDGTEKAAKASEEPLPNDETESPLPASPVAETKEKQGRGRQAKAQAEAPVEETTEAAEVVTAKRGRGKKAAAPAASKADAEEEAVEEVKETKPKGKKGAAAAKKHVEEEEKPAVPEEPVASKVDAEEEAVEEVKEAKAKGKKGAAAAKKHVEEEEKPAVPEEPAAPVKTVVESPETSKAVPAKRGRGKKATPLAKVADESDEEAEAVEEVKETKPKGKKGAAAAKKQVEEEEKPAVPEEPAAPVKTVVETPETLKAVPAKRGRGKKATPLAKVADESDEEAEAVEEVKETKAKGKKGPAAKKQAEEKVAAVPEATTEKTQKTTKRGKAAVATPDESEASPPKKPKGAPLETEGVRKSSRTQVVKTYADESSESLDQPASKKRGGRKKAAANAINAVAEEAEDNKKKPTKKKAASESPEPKPEPPKVEKVAANKRGTKREQPEEAEAALPPAAEEKKRGAKKDDKAPELPLRVVNGLEEDSETNSSKRSKTSEDAEAAAEEPEKKAGRGRKKKEEPQPVETENKSPDDGKKKGKRGGKEEIAEVEKKKPVGRKKAAAAAAVAVVQEEEPEAVASPVQTKQRGKRGAAQAADFVTVISGQNSTDPSPKGSPVVKVRRLKLVEEKQAQAESDEEEVTVPVAATKRTYTRRNK encoded by the exons ATGGTAAACTGCGGGAAAGTTGACGAAATGAATTCTGAAAGTGACGAAGACGTGTTTGAGAACAGTAATGAAATGGAGGGCACTTACGTGAAAGAGACGAAACCGGGAAAACCTGCAAGCGTGATTGATGAGAGCACATGGGTATTaggggaaacaaacaaatcagaaactgaaaaagtgGCCCCAACAGAAATGTTGCCTGGACTTCACAATACTTTCGCCCTTCCCAAGAAGAATGCTGGAAAATCTCAAAAAGTTAACAAAGGAAAAACCTCTCCAGAAGTTGAGGATGATGTAAAAACTGCTCCTGTGGAGAAAGAGACGCCAGAAACGGTTGAAACTAATGGTGATGTCATTGACACTGTCGctgcaaaggggaaaaagggaagaggAAAGAAGCCTGGCAAAAAGGAAGTTGTCGAAGAAAATCATCTGAACGGAGTCGAAACTGAATCCCCAGTTGCAGAAGTTGAATCTGAAGAATCATCCCCGGTTGTCGAAACCAACGTGAAAAAAGGACGAGGAAagaaagctgctgctgtgaagAAAGGCGCTGTTGAGGAAATATCTATTAGTACTGGACCTGAAGTTCCAGAAACCGAGGTGAAGAAGGGACGAAACAAGAAACCAAGCAAGAAGGAAACTAtcgaagaaaatcaagaagaaCAAGTCGTCGAAAAACATCTTCCAGCTGAAGTAGAAGCTGCAGCTCCAGTTGCTGAAACCAAGGAGAAAAGAGGACGTGGAAAGAAAGCTCAACCACCAGTAGCAAAATCTGAAGAAATGAGTTCATCACCCGAAGTTAATCCTGAACCAGTTGAGGAAACTGCACAAGAAAAGGCTGTCAAGGTGGTTGCAGAGCCTAAATCAAAGCCTGGACCAAAATCTAAAACAGGGCCTAAATCCAAAATGGAAACTAAACCAACTGAAGCGGAATCTGAAACTACTCAGGTTGTTGAACCAGAAGTTGTGGAGAAGAAAGGGCGAGGGAAAAGGGGTAACCAAGTGCCCGATACAGCGCCTCCAACCGCCACAGAAGTGGATACTGATCAACCCGAAGTCCAAGCTCCGCTAGTCGTTGCTGCAGCAACTGAAGTTTCTCCAGCTCCTGAAGTCAAGAAAGGACGTGGAAAAGTAAAGGCCACAGTCGAAGAAGTCCCAGAACCAAAGGAATCAGAAAATCTAGTCACAAACGAACCAGACACTAAAGAGAAACGGGGCCGAGGCAGACAAGCTTCATCGAAAGACGGAACCGAAAAAGCTGCCAAGGCCAGTGAGGAGCCGCTACCTAATGACGAGACTGAATCTCCTCTTCCCGCATCTCCTGTAGCTGAAACTAAAGAAAAGCAAGGCAGAGGACGACAGGCCAAGGCGCAAGCTGAAGCTCCTGTCGAAGAAACGACCGAAGCTGCAGAAGTTGTTACAGCCAAAAGAGGGCGTGGTAAGAAGGCAGCCGCTCCAGCTGCGTCCAAGGCTGACGCCGAGGAGGAAGCAGTTGAAGAGGTTAAGGAGACTAAACCtaaaggaaagaaaggagCCGCTGCTGCCAAGAAacatgttgaagaagaagagaaacctgCAGTCCCAGAAGAACCAGTTGCGTCCAAGGTTGACGCCGAGGAGGAAGCAGTTGAAGAGGTGAAAGAGGCTAAAGCGAAGGGAAAgaaaggagctgctgctgccaagaaacatgttgaagaagaagagaaacctgCAGTTCCAGAAGAACCAGCTGCTCCTGTTAAAACTGTGGTGGAATCGCCGGAAACTTCGAAAGCTGTTCCAGCCAAGAGAGGTCGCGGAAAGAAGGCAACCCCACTGGCCAAGGTGGCTGATGAATCGGATGAAGAAGCCGAGGCAGTTGAAGAGGTTAAGGAGACTAAACccaaaggaaagaaaggagCCGCTGCTGCCAAGAAAcaggttgaagaagaagagaaacctgCAGTTCCAGAAGAACCAGCTGCTCCTGTTAAAACTGTGGTGGAAACGCCGGAAACTCTGAAAGCTGTTCCAGCCAAGAGAGGTCGCGGAAAGAAGGCAACCCCACTGGCCAAGGTGGCTGATGAATCGGATGAAGAAGCCGAGGCAGTTGAAGAGGTTAAAGAGACTAAAgccaaaggaaagaaaggaCCTGCGGCGAAGAAACAGGCTGAGGAAAAAGTTGCTGCCGTTCCGGAAGCAACAACGGAAAAAACCCAGAAAACTACCAAAAGAGGAAAAGCTGCTGTTGCTACTCCGGATGAATCAGAGGCGAGTCCACCCAAGAAACCAAAAGGAGCACCGCTCGAAACGGAAGGTGTTAGGAAGTCTTCAAGAACCCAAGTGGTCAAGACTTATGCAGATGAATCTTCAGAGTCACTTGATCAGCCCGCTTCCAAGAAACGTGGCGGAAGGAAGAAGGCAGCAGCCAACGCCATTAATGCAGTCGCTGAAGAGGCCGAGGATAACAAGAAGaagccaaccaaaaaaaaggcagCCTCCGAGTCTCCTGAACCTAAACCGGAGCCACCCAAAGTCGAGAAAGTTGCCGCTAATAAACGAGGTACCAAACGTGAACAACCGGAAGAGGCTGAAGCTGCTCTTCCGCCGGCAGCTGAAGAGAAGAAACGAGGAGCCAAGAAAGATGACAAAGCCCCGGAACTTCCTCTGCGAGTCGTCAATGGACTGGAAGAAGATAGTGAAACAAATTCGTCGAAGCGGAGTAAAACTTCCGAGGATGCCGAAGCTGCTGCGGAAGAGCCGGAGAAAAAGGCTGGCCGAGGAcgtaaaaagaaggaagaaccGCAACCTGTCGAGACTGAAAACAAGTCCCCAGACGACGGGAAGAAGAAAGGCAAGCGCGGcggaaaagaggaaattgctgaggttgaaaagaagaaacccgTCGGTCGAAAGAAGgcggcagctgctgctgctgttgctgttgtccaGGAGGAAGAACCAGAGGCTGTGGCATCACCGGTCCAGACGAAACAACGTGGCAAACGTGGTGCAGCCCAG GCTGCTGATTTTGTCACCGTAATCTCTGGCCAGAATTCGACGGATCCTTCGCCTAAGGGTTCTCCCGTAGTGAAAGTGCGTCGTTTGAAATTGGTGGAAGAGAAGCAAGCTCAAGCTGAatccgacgaagaagaagttaCTGTACCTGTTGCTGCTACCAAGCGCACTTATACCCGCCGCAACAAATGA